atcagggtggtggtggtggcggtggtgggagagggggatggggaggagggaagaaggataggggtggaaggggagggggttttgatgggaagaggggaagtCATGGCGGGAATGGGAACCAACAGAATGGCGATGATCCAATTGTTATGGAATTGCCGCCGGGAATCCAAATGAGTAGGAATGGGCCGGTCTTTCAGGGGTTTAATGGCGGTTATTAGGgtttgccttttttttctctagTAGCAGCGTCATGGACAAAATAATAGGACTTGCATTACAAAATGAAGGCCTTGAATATAGCAGACATGACTTCAGCTTTCATTTATTAAAGCTTGTTTATTCACTTCTCTTTTGAGGCCTTCAAAAATAGCAGGCAAGCCCTCGACGATGTTTCCAACTCGTATTCACTACCTTGActgtctttgaaggcctcTTGGCTATCCTTCGATAGTTCTTTCTCTTTTAAAGGTGTTAAGCCAACAATTTATTATATGTTTTACTGACTTGGTGTGTCTGGCCAGGTATAGAACTCAAGGctggggaaaagggggaagtaGGATGATGGGCACCTATCGAGAGCGTTGGGTAAAACATGATGAGGTTCTAGTAGTGGGTTGGCTCGGCATGATGCCTTGACATAAGAACCAGGGAAAACAATGGTATTTGGACAATTGTGGAGCGACTGTGAGAATGCATTTGTTCTCTTGTCCCGCCTTTCACATCACTGCCGTATACCATACCCAAACCAGTCACAGGCAGGAGAATATCAAACGGGCATTCCCATATCCCACAATGTCTGTGTGCATGCACGTCTTTTATATACCCGACCTCCACATCACCTGTTCAAGGCAACCTCAACTCCTTTGTCATCATGCCGTTGCTCCCCATTctacctcaccccctcctcaattTATAcgtcccccccaacccaggaAAAGCcctctcaaactccccccccaaactccagctctccaacctcctcacatGCGTCTCAAAAGCGGGATTAatcaccatcccatccccccacccctgcgacccccccctttctctttctgtCGTAGTAGtacacaccccctcccctccccttcctccccaaccaaccctcaaAGTCCCAGTAAACGGAATAAAAAATCCTCAAACTctatccccccctcctccgtatcatcatcatacatTTGTacaatcctctccctcatccctccccaGGGTATATAATCCACCCAGGCCGGGTGCCTTTTCCGTCTCTGCAACCCCCCGGGGCGAAAATACTCCGGGATCCTCTCCCAGTTTTCTCTTGTGGGGGAGACTTGCCAGCGCATGAGGAGGAACATGAGGTACAAAACCGCTGCGCGCTCCGGGAGACGGGACAGGCCGGGGAAGCGGGCGAGGATGTCCGTAAAAACTTTTGatagggggtgggagggggttgacgggttgaggagggaggagatggaggggtagGGCGGGCCGAGGACGTCGTTTGCGtgcgaggaggggagggagaggaggtggcggcgtTCGGAGAGGAAGTCTAGGAGGATTGAGTCGAGGGGgcaggttgggggggagttgagtgggagggtgaagaagtcttcttcttcatcatcatcatcttcttcttcttctcggggttgatgttgtggtagtggtggtggttgagtgGGTTTCGTGAAAGGGGTTTGTGTGGGTGGTATCAACAGAGGgacttgatgatggcactgggtggaagcagcagcagcagcgttTTGATGTATCCGGGCGATTTTCTGGGCCgggtcgaggaggaattCGAGGCCGAGACGGTCTGACCCTAGGTCCAACCCGTGACCGAGGTCGTGGTGTTGCTGGGCGAGAATACCGGcctgggaagagggttgaggttgctgaagctggtgtggctggtgtggatgttgctggtgttgttgacctTCTGTGCACATGGGCGTCACCACAGGCGACATACTGTTATGCCATCGTCCATGAGTACCGACAGAGCCCGGAGAGGCAACACTGCCCGGGCCAGACCCCGAAAACCCCACAGATGTCCGAGTTGGTGCTACTAGTCcatgctgttggtggtgcaACGACGGATGGTGTGTCTGAGCTGGCGAAGGTAACGGCGCAGGATGATGCTGCCCAACTATACATCCCATCAACCTCTGGGCAGGAACGCGACGAGACAAATAAAACTTACCTATTGGCGACCCCTTAGCCAGCAGAGGCTGAACCAAATGCATAATACTAGCCAGACATGCCTTCACCTCGGCCAGCTccgcctcaacagcctcccTCTGGCGAACAGCAGCCTGCAGCTCCAGATACGGCTGCTGAGACTTGAGCTCACGAATCTCCCGCTCATACTGCTCAATCTTGAGGCGCTGCCTCTCTCGGATAGCACGCTGTGCGTCACGATCTGACAGCCTTGTTAGTGCTACTCATGACTTGGGGGAGCAGGTTAGACGGGCCGGAGAGAACAATGAATGAATACCCCCCGGATAACCGCACCCGCCCTTGCAATCCAGCCCAAAAAAATGTTTCCACACTTTTCGGAGCGGGATGCCGACCGCCATCGGGGGAGGATTTCACACCACCAGGAGAAAAAGACGTTAGAACAAGCTCCACTTACCATTCGCCCgtttcttggccagctgctCCGGGGTCAAGTTCGCAACTCCTCTCGATCCCGGGACCGCCTTGCGCTTTTTGGAGATTCCACCGGTGCCGACATCGTCTGCCGTGTTGTCCgggaggttgctgttggcaGTCCCGTCGGTGTTCACACTGCTCATTGGCGTCGTTATCGTTGAGGAAATAGACGCAGACGCGGTTGACGATTCCccattgctgctgccgaATTCACCACCGACACCTCCGGACCCGGGCGCCAATGCTCGTggcccttttcctccccttctaTTGAGGGCCGAGACCGTTGCgggtgcagcagcagatgcGGCGGGTGTGAATGATGCAAGGCCATTCAAATTGACAGGGTTCCCGGCCATGGCCCGAATTGAAAG
This window of the Podospora pseudoanserina strain CBS 124.78 chromosome 3, whole genome shotgun sequence genome carries:
- a CDS encoding hypothetical protein (EggNog:ENOG503NXGF; COG:S); protein product: MAGNPVNLNGLASFTPAASAAAPATVSALNRRGGKGPRALAPGSGGVGGEFGSSNGESSTASASISSTITTPMSSVNTDGTANSNLPDNTADDVGTGGISKKRKAVPGSRGVANLTPEQLAKKRANDRDAQRAIRERQRLKIEQYEREIRELKSQQPYLELQAAVRQREAVEAELAEVKACLASIMHLVQPLLAKGSPIVGQHHPAPLPSPAQTHHPSLHHQQHGLVAPTRTSVGFSGSGPGSVASPGSVGTHGRWHNSMSPVVTPMCTEGQQHQQHPHQPHQLQQPQPSSQAGILAQQHHDLGHGLDLGSDRLGLEFLLDPAQKIARIHQNAAAAASTQCHHQVPLLIPPTQTPFTKPTQPPPLPQHQPREEEEDDDDEEEDFFTLPLNSPPTCPLDSILLDFLSERRHLLSLPSSHANDVLGPPYPSISSLLNPSTPSHPLSKVFTDILARFPGLSRLPERAAVLYLMFLLMRWQVSPTRENWERIPEYFRPGGLQRRKRHPAWVDYIPWGGMRERIVQMYDDDTEEGGIEFEDFLFRLLGL